The Rathayibacter caricis DSM 15933 genomic sequence CTGCATCAGGAACGCGAGGAACTCGCGCGCGGCCTCCTTCTTGGTGGACGCCTCGGGGATCCACAGCGCGAGGTCGACGTTGACCCGTACCCGGCGCTCCGCGGGGTCGTCCGTCATCGGGAGCGGGAACGCGCCGATCGAGAGGTCGGGGGCGGTCTTCGCGATCTCGCTCAGCGCCCACGGCCCCTGGAAGTACATCGCGGCCTCGCCGTTCGAGAACGCGAGGTTGCCGTCGCCGTACGCCCGGCTGGCCGCATCCGGGTTCGAGTACGCGGCGATCTGCAGCATCTGGTCGACCGGAGCGGCGAAGTCCTTCTCGAAGGAGACCGGCGACCCGGGGCCCACATCCGGGCCCTGCTCCTTCAGCTGCGAGAAGAACGACTCGAGGTCGACGGTGCCGCCGACGGAGTAGTCGAACAGCCCCTGCGAGACCGTCCACGGGTCCTTGTAGGTGCTGTAGAGCGGAGTGATGCCCGCGGCCTTCAGCGCCTCGCAGACCGCGACGAACTCGGTCCAGGTGGTCGGCACCTCGAGCCCCTGCTGGGCGAAGATCTCGCGGTTGTAGAGCACCGCCGACATCATCAGCGAGTAGGGCAGCACGCTGGTGCGGTCGGGGTAGGACGCGGTCTGCTCGATCAGCGGCTGCAGCGCGGGATTGATGCGCTGCGCCTCCGGCAGGTCGGACAGGTCGCTGAACGCGCCCCGCTCGACGAAGCGCGCGACCTCGAAGTTGTAGTTGAGGCAGCCGAGGTCCGGCGGGTTGGACCGCACGAAGCCGGCCGAGAGGTTGGAGGAGAAGTCGTGCACGACGCGGACGCGGGACTGCGCCGCGTGGAACTTCTCGATCACCTCGTCGAAGTAGCCGATGACCTCGGGCTTGGACTGGTGGAACACGATCTCGACGGGGCGGCCGGAGCCGGAGGGCGAGGCGCAGGCGGCGAGGCCGAGCGCGGCGGCGCCCGCTCCTGCCGCGGCGAGGAGGGACCGGCGGCTCAGGCCGCCGAGGGGTGGGGTGGTGAGGGGCACGTCGTCGTCTCCCGTATGTGTGGAAAAGTTGCTTCATCGACTAAATCTAGGTAAAAAATCTAGTACGCGATGTACTGTTGCAGCCGATCCGCTCCGGGTCAAGAGGGGAGGCGGAACCGATGTCCGAGAACACGTTCTCGTTCCAGCGACGCCGCAACGCCCTCGAGATCCTGCAGGGCGCGTGGAGCGGGGAGCCGCTGACCGCCTCCGATCTGATTGAGCGCACCGGCCTCACCCGCTCGACCGTCATCGCCGTCTGCGACGACCTCATCGAGCTCGGCTGGATCGAGGAGCTCGCGAATCAGCGCGCGGCGGGCGACTACGTGAAGGGCCGCCCTGCGCGCCGCTACGCGCTGCGGCGGACGGCCGGTGTGATCGTCGGAGTCGACGCCGGGCAGCACAGCGTCGGAGTCGACGTCGCCGACCTCCTGGGCGACACGATCGCGCACCACGTCGAGCCCGTCGACCACGAGCCGGTCGAGGAGCTGCCGCGCGAGCGCCGCCTCGCGGACATCGAGCGGATCCTGGACCGCACACTGCGCCGGGCCGGAGTCCCGGACGACGAGGTCCTCGCCGCCACCTTCGGGGTCCCGGCGCCCGTCGACGCCGACGGCCGCTCCCCCGTCGGCGACAACGGCTTCTGGAGCGCGATGAACCCCGGCCTCGGCGACCGCTTCGCCGCGCGCGGCTGGTCGGCCGTCGTCGACAACGACGCCAATCTCGCCGCCCTCGCCGAGGGCTGGCGCGGCGCCGCCGTCGGCTGCTCGGACTACGTCGCGCTGCTCTCGGGCGAGCGCCTGGGCGGCGGTGTGGTCCTGGGCGGCACGCTGCTCCGGGGCGCGCGCGGACTCACCGGCGAGATGCGCTACCTGGACCTCGTCGAGGGAGTCGGATCCGCCGAGGGCGTCGCCGCACTCGCCCGATCGTGGGCGCAGGAGTCCCTCGCCGCTCCGGGTCGCGCCCCGTCGCTCCTGGACGCCGTCGATCACCCGGGCGCCGAGCAGGTGCTGGCCGCCGCCGCGGCGGGCGATCCGCTCGCCCGGGAGGTCGTCGACCGCCTGGCCGCCCGGCTGACGGCCGTCGCGGCCACCCTCGCGAACCTCCTCGACGTCTCGCTCCTCGTCGTCGGCGGCGCGCTCGCCGCCTCGGCCGGACCGCTGCTCGCCGACGTGTCGGAGCGGGTCGCCGCCCTCGTGCACGCGCCGGCACCGCGGATCGTGCCCTCGACCCTCGGCGACCGCGCCGTCGCGCTCGGAGCGGTCCGAGCGGGTCTGGACCGCGTCCGCGCGGATCCGCTCGCCCTGCGCCTGAGCGGCGGCGCCTCCGCGACGGCGGCGACCGGAGGCTGAGGGCCCCGGCTCAGCGCCGGAACGCCCGCACGATCAGCAGGAGCCCGAGCAGCACCGCCACCGCGGCCGCGGTCGCCGCGGGCAGGGCGAGCAGCAGGACCAGCGCGCCGACCGCCGAGACGAGCGCCGGCAGGCGCAACGCCGCCGCTCCCCACTCCACGCGGCGGACGATCAGCGCGACCAGCTGGGCGGCGACCGCGAAGGCGAGCAGCGCGTCTGCGTCGAGCACGACGACCGCGACCACCGAGACGAGGCAGACGACGAGCTGAGCGACGACCGGGACCCCGGTCCGCCGCGAAGGCTGCGCGAGCACGGCCGGGATCTCGTCGGCGTCGGCCAGGCGGACGAGGGCGCCCGCGTCGCGGTGCTGCAGCACGACGAGGGCGAGCAGCCCCGCGAGCACGGCGGCGACCGCGACGGGCACCTCGGCAGCGGTGCCGAGTGCGGCGGCTCGGAGCGGAGTGGCGGTGCCGGCGAGCACGGCCGGTCCGACCAGCAGCAGCAGTCCCGCCCCGAGCGCGCCGGCCACGAGGGCGACGACGCCCGTCGAGACGAGCGCGGGCCGGAGCCGCACGAGGGCACCCGACGTCGGCGGAGCGAACAGGAGCAGCGCGAGCGCCGCGGCGGACGCGGTGCCCTCCACTCCGCCCGGACGCACGTCCGACTCGGGGAGCACCGGCGGCGCCACGGCGACGATCACGGCGGCGGCCACCAGCAGGAGGAGCACCAGGGCGCCGAGTCCGCGCGCGAGACCGGCGCGCACGACTCCGCCCCGCAGGACGAAGACCGTCACCGCGACGAGCATCAGCACCGCGACGGGCCGCGCGGACGCGCCGAGCACCGAGTCCGCGGCGGTGAGCGCGAGCGCGGAGGCGCCGAGCGCCCGGCCGGCGAGCGCCAGCCACTGGGCCGTCGGACCGTCGTGCTGCTCGCGGCCGGAGTCGGCGAGCGCACTGATCGCGGTCAGCACCGCGGCGACGCCGATCCCGAGCAGCAGCCACCAGCCGGCCTCGAGCGCGGCGGGCGAGTAGACGAGGAAGAGCCCGGCGAGCGCGATCGCCCCGGTCGGCTCCGCGGGGCGCGCCCGAGCGCGATCAGCGCTCACTCGCCCGGGCACGCGCGGAACTCAGGCCCGGTCGATCACGCGTCGCCGTCGAACATCGAGGTGACGGAGCCGTCGTCGAACACCTCGTGGATCGCGCGCGCCAGCAGCGGCGCGATCGGCAGGATCGTCAGACGGTCCCACTTCTTCTCCTCCGGGAGCGGCAGGGTGTCGGTGACCACGACCGAGTCGATGAACTCGGAGCTGAGGAGCTCGCGCGCCGGATCCGAGAAGACCGCGTGGGTCGCGGCGACGACGACGCCGATCGCTCCGGCGTTCTTCAGCGCCTCGGCGGCCTTCGCGATCGTGCGCCCGGTGTCGATGAGGTCGTCGACGAGCAGGCAGACGCGCCCCTTCACCTCTCCGACGATCTCGTGGACCGAGACCTGGTTGGCGACCTTGGGGTCGCGGCGCTTGTGGATGATCGCCAGCGGCACCCCGAGCTTGTCGCTCCAGATGTCGGCGACGCGCACGCGGCCCATGTCGGGCGAGACGACCGTGAGGGTCGAGGGGTCGAGCTTCTCGCGGAAGTGCTCGAGCAGCACCGGCATCGCGAAGAGGTGGTCGACGGGTCCGTCGAAGAAGCCCTGGATCTGCGCGGCGTGCAGGTCGACCGACATGATGCGGTCGGCGCCGGCGGCCTTGAAGAGGTCGGCGACCAGGCGGGCCGAGATCGGCTCGCGGCCGCGGCCCTTCTTGTCCTGGCGGGCGTAGGGGTAGAAGGGAGCGACGACGGTGATCCGCTTGGCCGAGGCGCGCTTGAGCGCGTCGACCATGATCAACTGCTCCATGAGCCACTCGTTGATCGGCGAGGTGTGCGACTGCAGCACGAACACGTCACCGCCGCGCACGGACTCGCCGTAGCGCACGTAGAGCTCGCCGTTCGCGAAGGTGCGCCCCTCGGTGGTGACCAGCTCGGTCCCGAGCTCGGAGGCGACGGCCTCCGCCAGTGCCGGATGCGCCCTCCCCGAGACCAGGACCAGGCTCTTCTTGTTGCTGGCGGTGATGCCCGTCACTGTTCTCCGCTTCCTCCGGTCGGCCGGTCCGACCCCTCGGGCTCGGGCACCCCGGCCGCCTCGGCGGCGGTCGCCGCCGCGGTCCCGGGACGGTGGGTCTGCACCCAACCGGCCATGTTGCGCTGCGGAGCGACGGTGATGCCGAGGGCTCCGGCGGGGATGTCCTTGCGGATGACCGTGCCGGCGCCCGTGTACGCTCCGTCCCCGATTCTAACGGGGGCGACGAAGACGTTGTGCGACCCGGCCCGCACGTGGGAGCCGACCACGGAGGACGCCTTGGTCACTCCGTCGTAGTTGGCGAAGATCGAGCCGGCGCCGATGTTCGACTCCTCGCCGATGGTCGCGTCGCCCACATAGGACAGGTGCGGGACCTTCGATCCCGCGCCGATGGTCGCGTTCTTGGTCTCGACGTAGGTGCCGATCTTGCCCTTCGCGCCGAGCACCGTGCCCGGGCGGAGGAACGAGAAGGGGCCGACCTGCGCGCCCGCGCCGATCACGGCGAGCGTCGCGTCGGAGCGCTTGACGACCGCGTCCTCGCCGATCTCGCACGAGTCGAGCGTCGTGTCCGGGCCGATGACCGCGCCCGTCGCGATGACGGTCGGTCCCTTGATCTGCGTGCCGGGGAGGATCTCGACGTCGGGCGCGAGGACCGCGTCGACGTCGATCCAGGTCGTCGCCGGGTCCTGGATCGTGACGCCCTCGAGCTGCCAGCGGCGGACGATGCGCGCGTTGAGCTCGAGCGCCGCGTCGGCCAGCTGCACACGGTCGTTGATGCCGGCCACGAGCCAGCGGTCCTGCACCGGGACGGCCTCGATCGCGCGGCCGGCGGCCTTGAGTGCCGCGGCGGCGTCGGTGAGGTACATCTCCTTCTGCGCGTTGTCGGTGCCGATGCCGCCGATGACGGCGCGCAGGGCGGTGGCGTCGAAGGCGTAGACGCCCGCGTTGATCTCGGCGATGGCGAGCTGGTCGTCGTCGGCGTCCTTCTGCTCGACGATCGAGGCGAAGCCGCCGTCGGAGCCGCGCACGATGCGCCCGAAGCCCGTCGGGTCCTCGAGGACGCAGGAGAGCATGGTCAGCGCGTTCGCCTCGGCGAGGTGAGCGTCGACGAGGCGCCGGAGCGTCGGGGCATCCAGGAGGGGCACGTCGGCGCTGAGGACCACGACGGTCCCGTCGAAGTCGGCGGGCAGGGCCCCGAGCCCGAGCTCGACCGCGCGGCCGGTGCCCGGCACCTCATCCTGATCGACCACGAGCGCTGCGGGCGTGTGCTCGAGCACCGCCTGCGCGACCCGCTCGCGCTCGTGCCGCACGACGGTGACGACGTGCTGCGCCTGGAGCGAGGCGGCGGTGTCGAGGACGTGGCCGAGCAGCGGCCGTCCCGCCAGCCGGTGCAGCACCTTGGGCGTCCTGGACTTCATGCGGGTGCCCTGGCCTGCGGCCAGGATCACGACCGCGAGAGTGCTGTCTATGATCGCGTCTCCTCTTCGGCGGGCGCACCCGGGTCGGTGCGCGCTCGTCATCCCCGCTCCGCCACCAGGATTCGAACCTGGACCGGACAGCTCCAAAGGCTGCCGTGCTGCCGTTACACCATGGCGGACCGCGCTCGCGCGCGTCGTCCATCCTGCCATCCGGCCGGGACCCGCAGAGAACCCGGAGTCCGCCCCTTCGCGTCTCCTCCGGGGAACCTCACCGGCCCGCACCCGCCACAATGGAGGGGTGAGCGCGAACGACGAGGTCGACGGCATCGTCGACGCCTGGGTGAGGGAACGACCCGACCTGGACTTCACGCCGCTGCAGGTCTTCTCCCGCATGCGGCGGCTGGCCAAGCAGCTCGAGCGCGCCCGCGGCACGGCGTTCGGCCGGTCGGAGCTCGAGACGTGGGAGTTCGACGTGCTGTCGGCGCTGCGCCGCGCGGGCGCCCCCTACCGCCTCTCCCCCAAGCAGCTGCTGCAGGCGACCATGGTCACCAGCGGCACCATGACCAACCGCATCGACCGCCTCGTCGAGCGCGACCTGGTCGAGCGCCTCGACGACCCCAACGACGGACGCGGAGTGCTCGTGCAGATGACGCCGTCCGGTCTCGCGCGCGTCGACGCCGCCATCACGCGGCTCGTCGACGCCGAGCAGGAGCTGCTGGGCGCCCTGACGCACGCGCAGCAGGAGCGGCTCGCGCAGCTGCTCCGCAAGCTCTCGCTCGACTTCGGGTAGGGCCCTAGCCCTCCAGCTGCTCCGAGAGCTCCAGCCAGCGCAGCTCGAGCTCGGCGGTCTCGCCCTCGTAGCCGCGGAGCGTCGCGTTCAGCGCCAGGATGCCGTCGTAGTCGTCCTGGTCGTGCGTCGCCATCTTCTCGTGCAAGGTCTTCGTCAGCTGGGTCAGCTTGTGCAGGCGCCGGTCGATCGCCGACACCTCCTTCTCGGCGGTGCGCCGTTCGGCGCCGCCGAGTCCGGAGGGCGCAGCGGAGGCGGTCGCCGACAGCGCGGCCGGGCCCGCCTTCTCGAGCGCCTTGCGCAGCTCGAGGTACTGCTCCACGCCTCCGGGCAGGTGCCGGAACGCGCCCTCCAGCACCGCGTACTGCTGGTCGGTGACCCGCTCGAGCAGGTACCGATCGTGCGAGACGACCAGCAGCGTGCCGGGCCAGGAGTCGAGCAGGTCCTCGATCGCGGCGAGCATGTCGGTGTCGAGGTCGTTGGTGGGCTCATCGAGGATCAGCACGTTCGGCTCGCTCAGCAGGATCAGCAGGAGCTGCAGGCGCCGGCGCTGGCCTCCCGAGAGGTCCTTCACCGGCGTCGACAGCTGAGCGCTCGAGAAGCCGAGCCGCTCGAGCAGCTGCCCGGGCGTCATGTCCTTGCCGCCGATGGAGTAGCTGGTGCGCTGC encodes the following:
- the glmU gene encoding bifunctional UDP-N-acetylglucosamine diphosphorylase/glucosamine-1-phosphate N-acetyltransferase GlmU, encoding MTSAHRPGCARRRGDAIIDSTLAVVILAAGQGTRMKSRTPKVLHRLAGRPLLGHVLDTAASLQAQHVVTVVRHERERVAQAVLEHTPAALVVDQDEVPGTGRAVELGLGALPADFDGTVVVLSADVPLLDAPTLRRLVDAHLAEANALTMLSCVLEDPTGFGRIVRGSDGGFASIVEQKDADDDQLAIAEINAGVYAFDATALRAVIGGIGTDNAQKEMYLTDAAAALKAAGRAIEAVPVQDRWLVAGINDRVQLADAALELNARIVRRWQLEGVTIQDPATTWIDVDAVLAPDVEILPGTQIKGPTVIATGAVIGPDTTLDSCEIGEDAVVKRSDATLAVIGAGAQVGPFSFLRPGTVLGAKGKIGTYVETKNATIGAGSKVPHLSYVGDATIGEESNIGAGSIFANYDGVTKASSVVGSHVRAGSHNVFVAPVRIGDGAYTGAGTVIRKDIPAGALGITVAPQRNMAGWVQTHRPGTAAATAAEAAGVPEPEGSDRPTGGSGEQ
- a CDS encoding ROK family transcriptional regulator, with protein sequence MSENTFSFQRRRNALEILQGAWSGEPLTASDLIERTGLTRSTVIAVCDDLIELGWIEELANQRAAGDYVKGRPARRYALRRTAGVIVGVDAGQHSVGVDVADLLGDTIAHHVEPVDHEPVEELPRERRLADIERILDRTLRRAGVPDDEVLAATFGVPAPVDADGRSPVGDNGFWSAMNPGLGDRFAARGWSAVVDNDANLAALAEGWRGAAVGCSDYVALLSGERLGGGVVLGGTLLRGARGLTGEMRYLDLVEGVGSAEGVAALARSWAQESLAAPGRAPSLLDAVDHPGAEQVLAAAAAGDPLAREVVDRLAARLTAVAATLANLLDVSLLVVGGALAASAGPLLADVSERVAALVHAPAPRIVPSTLGDRAVALGAVRAGLDRVRADPLALRLSGGASATAATGG
- a CDS encoding ribose-phosphate diphosphokinase: MTGITASNKKSLVLVSGRAHPALAEAVASELGTELVTTEGRTFANGELYVRYGESVRGGDVFVLQSHTSPINEWLMEQLIMVDALKRASAKRITVVAPFYPYARQDKKGRGREPISARLVADLFKAAGADRIMSVDLHAAQIQGFFDGPVDHLFAMPVLLEHFREKLDPSTLTVVSPDMGRVRVADIWSDKLGVPLAIIHKRRDPKVANQVSVHEIVGEVKGRVCLLVDDLIDTGRTIAKAAEALKNAGAIGVVVAATHAVFSDPARELLSSEFIDSVVVTDTLPLPEEKKWDRLTILPIAPLLARAIHEVFDDGSVTSMFDGDA
- a CDS encoding ABC transporter substrate-binding protein; its protein translation is MPLTTPPLGGLSRRSLLAAAGAGAAALGLAACASPSGSGRPVEIVFHQSKPEVIGYFDEVIEKFHAAQSRVRVVHDFSSNLSAGFVRSNPPDLGCLNYNFEVARFVERGAFSDLSDLPEAQRINPALQPLIEQTASYPDRTSVLPYSLMMSAVLYNREIFAQQGLEVPTTWTEFVAVCEALKAAGITPLYSTYKDPWTVSQGLFDYSVGGTVDLESFFSQLKEQGPDVGPGSPVSFEKDFAAPVDQMLQIAAYSNPDAASRAYGDGNLAFSNGEAAMYFQGPWALSEIAKTAPDLSIGAFPLPMTDDPAERRVRVNVDLALWIPEASTKKEAAREFLAFLMQPEIIDAYNADNNAFGVTTDAPAVTQPTLVELQEFYDRAAFSLGASQLVPQNIPLQNYLQGMVLGSDPARTLRTIDADWARIAFRS
- a CDS encoding MarR family winged helix-turn-helix transcriptional regulator; protein product: MSANDEVDGIVDAWVRERPDLDFTPLQVFSRMRRLAKQLERARGTAFGRSELETWEFDVLSALRRAGAPYRLSPKQLLQATMVTSGTMTNRIDRLVERDLVERLDDPNDGRGVLVQMTPSGLARVDAAITRLVDAEQELLGALTHAQQERLAQLLRKLSLDFG